Proteins from one Parvibaculum lavamentivorans DS-1 genomic window:
- a CDS encoding flavin-containing monooxygenase — protein MALAYDAPANPQAASGPDVAILGAGVAGICTAIKLKQAGIHNFTIYEKASEIGGTWRDNTYPGCSCDVPLHMYQFSFDMRPTWTKKYVFAADIKAYLESVVDKYGLRGHIRFNTEIDDARFDEQSGIWTLKSGEQSFTAHVVAAGTGQLHRPVWPDIKGRETFRGDHWHSAQWNHNVDLKGKRIAVIGNGASAIQFVPEIAKEAGSVTIFQRSASWVLPRPQREFHGWEKALYKALPWTMNIQRWKIYWFGELLFRTFHTSGDKLKQMGIDEMELYVSDPEKKRKLTPDYEPGCKRVLFANDWWPAMGMDHVDVVTDGIDEITPTGIKTKDGALRDFDIIVYSTGFDTTHFLGPMSMKGIAGRDLKDAWKTGAEAHHGMTVAGFPNFFMLYGPNTNLGHNSIIFMIECQANYITQCVKKIRDDNLLYLDVKPEAQRASNESVQADNANSVFASGCTSWYKTESGKVTNNWANYTFKYWWRTRRPDFAEYNLRTRTEVPQGAGAEGVGSRAAAAE, from the coding sequence ATGGCATTAGCATATGATGCGCCGGCAAACCCGCAGGCGGCGTCCGGTCCGGACGTTGCAATTCTCGGCGCTGGCGTCGCCGGCATCTGCACCGCGATAAAGTTGAAGCAGGCCGGCATTCACAATTTCACGATCTACGAGAAGGCAAGCGAGATCGGCGGGACATGGCGCGACAACACCTATCCGGGTTGCTCCTGCGACGTGCCGCTGCACATGTATCAGTTCTCCTTCGACATGCGACCGACCTGGACGAAGAAGTATGTCTTCGCCGCCGACATCAAGGCCTATCTTGAATCCGTGGTCGACAAATACGGACTGCGCGGACACATTCGCTTCAACACCGAGATCGACGACGCCCGCTTCGACGAACAGTCTGGCATCTGGACGCTCAAGTCGGGCGAGCAGAGCTTCACCGCACATGTCGTCGCGGCGGGAACGGGACAGCTGCATCGCCCGGTCTGGCCGGACATCAAGGGGCGCGAAACATTTCGCGGCGATCATTGGCACTCGGCGCAGTGGAACCACAATGTCGATCTGAAGGGCAAGCGCATCGCCGTGATCGGCAACGGCGCGAGCGCGATCCAGTTCGTGCCCGAGATTGCAAAGGAAGCCGGCAGCGTCACGATTTTCCAACGCTCCGCAAGCTGGGTGCTGCCGCGCCCGCAACGCGAATTCCATGGCTGGGAAAAGGCGCTTTACAAGGCGCTGCCCTGGACGATGAACATCCAGCGCTGGAAGATCTACTGGTTCGGCGAACTTCTGTTCCGCACGTTCCACACATCCGGCGACAAGCTGAAGCAGATGGGCATCGACGAGATGGAGCTTTATGTCTCCGATCCCGAAAAGAAGCGCAAGCTGACGCCCGATTACGAACCCGGCTGCAAGCGCGTTCTCTTCGCGAATGACTGGTGGCCGGCCATGGGCATGGATCATGTGGACGTCGTGACCGACGGCATCGACGAGATCACGCCGACCGGCATCAAGACGAAGGACGGCGCCTTGCGCGACTTCGACATCATCGTCTACAGCACCGGCTTCGACACGACGCATTTCCTCGGGCCGATGTCGATGAAGGGGATCGCCGGACGCGATCTGAAAGATGCCTGGAAGACGGGCGCCGAAGCGCATCACGGCATGACAGTGGCGGGCTTCCCGAACTTCTTCATGCTCTACGGACCGAACACAAATCTCGGCCACAACTCGATCATCTTCATGATCGAATGCCAGGCGAACTACATCACGCAATGCGTGAAGAAGATCAGGGACGACAATCTGCTCTATCTCGACGTGAAACCGGAAGCGCAGCGCGCATCGAACGAGAGCGTGCAGGCGGACAATGCAAACTCCGTTTTCGCGAGCGGCTGCACGAGCTGGTACAAGACGGAAAGCGGCAAGGTCACGAATAACTGGGCGAACTACACGTTCAAATACTGGTGGCGGACGCGGCGGCCGGACTTCGCGGAATATAACCTCCGTACAAGGACGGAAGTCCCTCAAGGCGCCGGTGCGGAAGGTGTAGGAAGCAGGGCGGCAGCGGCGGAATAG
- a CDS encoding NAD(P)H-dependent flavin oxidoreductase, with translation MNRVLAHTGAKYPIVQAPMGWIARSQLASAVCKAGGLGIIETSSGETEACKAEILKMRELTDAPFGVNLPIRFLRDDAMLRFVCDAGVKFVTTSAGSPAKFIAPLHDAGITVYHAVPTVDAAMKCVDAGIDGLVVEGTEGGGFKNPEEVGTLVLLQAIRAKSDIPMIAAGGICDGKGMAAAFALGAEGVQMGTRFVSCAESPVHENYKQAIVDAKETGTYVLNKKSTPCIRALKTERTAAIHEEGLMPPDTFARILDLYFGGDMEAAVGLAGETAGLITSVKPAKEIIDETIAEFFAITSRMGELASARSFG, from the coding sequence ATGAACCGCGTACTCGCCCATACGGGCGCGAAGTATCCGATTGTCCAGGCGCCGATGGGCTGGATCGCCCGCTCGCAGCTTGCCTCCGCCGTCTGCAAGGCGGGCGGCCTCGGCATCATCGAAACCTCGTCGGGCGAAACCGAAGCCTGCAAGGCGGAAATTTTGAAAATGCGGGAGCTGACGGATGCCCCCTTCGGCGTCAACCTGCCGATCCGCTTCCTGCGCGACGATGCGATGCTGCGCTTCGTCTGCGACGCGGGCGTGAAGTTCGTGACGACTTCGGCCGGCAGCCCCGCGAAGTTCATCGCCCCGCTGCACGATGCGGGCATCACTGTCTATCACGCGGTCCCGACCGTCGATGCGGCGATGAAATGCGTGGATGCAGGCATTGACGGGCTGGTAGTCGAGGGCACGGAAGGCGGCGGCTTCAAGAACCCGGAAGAGGTCGGAACGCTGGTCCTGCTGCAGGCGATCCGCGCGAAGTCGGACATACCGATGATCGCGGCTGGAGGCATTTGCGACGGCAAGGGCATGGCGGCGGCCTTCGCACTCGGGGCGGAAGGTGTCCAGATGGGCACGCGCTTCGTGAGCTGCGCCGAAAGCCCGGTACACGAGAACTACAAGCAGGCGATCGTCGATGCAAAGGAGACGGGCACCTATGTGCTCAACAAGAAGTCGACGCCCTGCATCCGCGCGCTGAAGACCGAACGCACGGCGGCGATCCACGAGGAAGGCCTGATGCCGCCGGACACCTTCGCTCGCATTCTCGATCTCTATTTCGGCGGCGATATGGAAGCCGCGGTCGGCCTCGCGGGCGAAACGGCGGGTCTCATCACCTCCGTAAAGCCGGCAAAGGAAATCATCGACGAGACGATAGCGGAGTTCTTCGCCATCACCTCGCGCATGGGAGAGCTCGCCTCGGCGCGAAGCTTCGGCTGA
- a CDS encoding alpha/beta hydrolase: MSADFHRAGTVSRMDTGSGQQVVMFIHGMWSRPPVWDNFRSFFEARGYRTVTPALRHRTEPGVAPHPDLGTTSIADYAADLTAEIEKLGSPPLIVGHSMGGLLAQILAARKLARAAVCLASAHCAGYVTLDRGPMRIFSEHVLSGRFWRRPQLPSLAAMRSGVLNGLPPAEQDALYATLVPESGRAFFEIGYWFLDRQRTTWINPADVSCPLLMLTGAEDALTPLAFTRRVAEGYGDRAVFEGLPERSHWLPAEPGWERIAERAATFFEKEAPMMARRLPASRPIVTGDLVHAG, encoded by the coding sequence ATGAGTGCGGATTTTCATCGCGCGGGCACAGTATCTCGAATGGACACCGGCAGCGGCCAGCAGGTCGTGATGTTCATTCATGGTATGTGGAGCCGCCCTCCCGTCTGGGACAACTTCCGCAGTTTTTTCGAAGCACGCGGCTACCGCACCGTTACACCTGCACTGCGCCATCGCACGGAACCCGGTGTCGCCCCGCACCCCGATCTCGGCACCACGAGCATCGCCGACTACGCCGCGGACCTCACGGCGGAAATCGAAAAGCTCGGCAGCCCTCCCTTGATCGTCGGGCACTCCATGGGCGGCCTTCTTGCTCAGATACTCGCCGCCCGGAAGCTCGCGCGGGCGGCCGTCTGCCTCGCCTCGGCGCATTGCGCCGGATATGTGACACTCGACCGGGGCCCCATGCGGATCTTCAGCGAACATGTTCTTTCGGGGCGGTTCTGGCGCCGGCCGCAACTGCCCTCGCTGGCGGCGATGCGCTCGGGCGTTCTAAATGGCCTGCCGCCAGCGGAGCAGGACGCGCTTTATGCGACGCTCGTGCCCGAATCCGGGCGGGCTTTCTTTGAAATCGGCTACTGGTTTCTCGACCGCCAGCGCACCACCTGGATAAACCCGGCGGATGTTTCCTGCCCGCTTCTGATGCTTACTGGCGCCGAAGATGCGTTGACGCCTCTTGCCTTCACAAGGCGCGTCGCCGAAGGATATGGAGACCGGGCCGTGTTCGAGGGGTTGCCCGAACGCTCGCACTGGCTACCCGCCGAGCCGGGCTGGGAACGCATCGCGGAGCGCGCCGCAACCTTCTTCGAGAAGGAAGCGCCGATGATGGCCCGCCGCCTCCCCGCCAGCAGGCCCATCGTCACCGGCGATCTCGTTCACGCAGGCTGA
- the rraA gene encoding ribonuclease E activity regulator RraA: protein MTKSSSPATTDLSDAHPALVRHAAPVFRDYGGRLAFSGPVATLHAPGDNSKVREAVETKGEGRVLVVDGEGLMDCALFGGNLGKLAEENGWAGVVVNGCVRDTAELALCAIGVKALAAHPKRSEKRGLGEKDVVLNFAGLTIAPGEWLYADGDGIIVSAEKIG, encoded by the coding sequence ATGACCAAATCTTCCTCGCCCGCTACCACCGATCTTTCGGATGCCCATCCGGCGCTTGTTCGTCATGCGGCGCCTGTCTTCCGCGACTATGGCGGCAGACTCGCCTTTTCCGGTCCAGTGGCGACACTTCACGCACCCGGCGACAACAGCAAGGTTCGCGAAGCGGTGGAGACGAAAGGCGAAGGCCGCGTACTCGTCGTCGATGGCGAGGGGTTGATGGACTGCGCGCTGTTCGGCGGCAATCTCGGCAAGCTGGCGGAGGAAAATGGCTGGGCCGGCGTGGTCGTCAATGGCTGTGTGCGCGACACGGCCGAACTCGCATTATGCGCCATCGGCGTCAAGGCACTTGCGGCGCATCCGAAGCGGAGCGAAAAACGCGGTCTCGGCGAAAAAGACGTGGTTCTGAATTTCGCCGGCTTGACGATCGCGCCCGGCGAGTGGCTCTACGCGGATGGCGACGGCATCATCGTGTCGGCCGAAAAGATCGGCTGA
- the speE gene encoding polyamine aminopropyltransferase, giving the protein MTEAPKGRWIVETLYEKEGFTCAFRADKVFHEENTAEQNLVIFENALFGRMMALDGITQVTERDEFIYHEMMTHVPILAHGRVRRVLIIGGGDGGILREVLRHKKVDKVTMVEIDPAVTDFCKKQLPKISDGAFDDPRLDLVFADGAKFVEETTEKYDVIIVDSTDPIGPGEVLFRESFYRAASGVLTPGGVIVTQNGVPFMQGSELKATMEKFRRLFKEATCYLATIPTYVGGPMAMGWGTDDATLTSLPLEEIERRFAEEGFATRYYTPEVHKAAFALPRYVLDCVAP; this is encoded by the coding sequence ATGACCGAGGCCCCGAAAGGCCGCTGGATCGTGGAAACCCTCTATGAAAAAGAGGGTTTCACCTGCGCCTTCCGCGCCGACAAGGTTTTCCACGAAGAGAACACGGCCGAACAGAATCTCGTGATTTTCGAGAACGCGCTGTTCGGACGGATGATGGCGCTCGACGGCATCACGCAGGTAACGGAGCGCGACGAGTTCATCTATCACGAGATGATGACCCATGTGCCGATCCTGGCGCATGGGCGCGTGCGCCGCGTGCTCATCATCGGCGGCGGCGACGGCGGCATCCTGCGCGAAGTGCTCCGCCACAAGAAGGTCGATAAGGTCACGATGGTCGAAATCGATCCGGCCGTGACCGACTTCTGCAAAAAGCAGCTCCCGAAAATTTCGGACGGTGCTTTCGACGATCCGCGTCTCGATCTCGTCTTCGCGGATGGTGCGAAATTCGTGGAGGAAACGACCGAAAAATACGATGTGATTATCGTGGATTCGACCGACCCGATCGGGCCGGGCGAAGTTTTGTTTCGCGAGAGCTTCTATCGCGCGGCGAGCGGCGTGCTGACGCCGGGCGGCGTGATCGTGACGCAGAACGGCGTACCGTTCATGCAAGGCAGCGAACTGAAAGCCACGATGGAAAAATTCCGCCGCCTCTTCAAAGAGGCGACCTGCTATCTGGCCACCATCCCCACCTATGTCGGCGGACCGATGGCGATGGGATGGGGCACGGATGACGCGACACTGACCTCCCTGCCGCTTGAGGAAATCGAACGGCGGTTTGCGGAGGAGGGTTTCGCGACCCGCTACTACACGCCTGAGGTTCACAAGGCCGCCTTCGCCTTGCCGCGCTACGTCCTCGATTGCGTGGCTCCCTGA
- a CDS encoding N-acyl-D-amino-acid deacylase family protein, with protein MSNVDLVIRGGTVVDGSGGAPRVADVAIDRGVIVEVGKVDAKGREEIDARGLLVTPGWVDIHTHYDGQVTWDERMTPSSIHGATTVVMGNCGVGFAPVRKSDHDRLIRLMEGVEDIPGAALHEGLSWQWESFGDYLDAVEARKRDIDVAIQVPHGAVRVYVMGERGAKREAATDAEIDEMREIVRDAIKAGAIGFSTSRTIAHRTSDGDLTPTIGAADKEMEAIAQGLKEAGAGVLQWVSDFREVDQEFSLVERLVEISGRPLSFSLVQADVMPNQWQELLGRLDKAAGRGLPIKAQVQGRPVGLMLGLQGSVHPFLTRPSYRAIADKPLDERVAIMADPEFRAKLLSEDLEPGHPFLNSLAGAYHKMFELGDPPNYEPAPEDSICARAKRTGQNPDEIVYDILTANGGRNFLFFPLHNYFEFSLENALTMMRNPNTLFGLSDGGAHVGVICDVSVPTYMLTHWCRDRTRGEHLDLPFVVKSQTRDTAEAVGLLDRGMIAPGMKADVNLIDFDRLRLLPPHMVYDLPSGARRLMQEAEGYVATIVSGEVIYREGKHTGALPGKLVRGHKQAPVRAAAE; from the coding sequence ATGAGCAATGTGGATCTCGTTATCCGCGGCGGCACAGTTGTCGACGGCTCGGGCGGCGCACCGCGCGTGGCGGATGTGGCGATCGACAGGGGCGTCATCGTCGAAGTCGGCAAGGTCGATGCGAAGGGCCGCGAGGAAATCGACGCGAGGGGCTTGCTCGTTACGCCGGGCTGGGTCGACATCCACACGCATTACGATGGTCAGGTGACGTGGGACGAGCGCATGACACCGTCTTCCATTCACGGTGCGACGACGGTCGTCATGGGCAATTGCGGCGTCGGTTTCGCGCCGGTCCGTAAATCGGATCACGACCGGCTGATCCGTCTCATGGAAGGCGTCGAGGACATTCCGGGCGCGGCGCTTCACGAAGGCCTGTCGTGGCAGTGGGAAAGCTTCGGCGACTATCTCGACGCGGTTGAAGCGCGCAAGCGCGACATCGACGTGGCCATACAGGTGCCGCATGGCGCGGTGCGCGTTTACGTGATGGGAGAGCGCGGCGCGAAGCGCGAGGCGGCAACGGATGCCGAGATCGACGAGATGCGCGAAATCGTGCGCGACGCGATCAAGGCGGGCGCCATCGGCTTTTCGACCTCGCGCACCATCGCGCATCGCACCAGCGACGGCGACCTGACACCGACCATCGGCGCCGCCGACAAGGAAATGGAAGCGATTGCGCAAGGGCTGAAGGAAGCAGGTGCAGGCGTGCTGCAATGGGTGTCGGATTTCCGGGAGGTCGATCAGGAATTCTCGCTGGTCGAACGGCTGGTGGAGATTTCAGGCCGGCCCCTGAGCTTCTCGCTGGTGCAGGCCGACGTGATGCCGAACCAGTGGCAGGAATTGCTGGGCCGGCTCGACAAGGCGGCGGGCAGGGGCTTGCCGATCAAGGCCCAGGTGCAGGGCCGCCCCGTCGGGCTGATGCTCGGCCTGCAGGGCTCCGTGCATCCCTTCCTCACGCGGCCGAGCTACCGCGCGATTGCGGACAAGCCGCTCGACGAGCGCGTCGCGATCATGGCCGATCCGGAGTTCCGCGCGAAGCTGCTCTCGGAAGATCTTGAGCCCGGCCACCCGTTCCTGAATTCGCTGGCGGGCGCCTATCACAAGATGTTCGAGCTTGGCGATCCGCCGAACTACGAGCCCGCGCCGGAAGACAGCATCTGCGCGCGGGCGAAGCGGACGGGGCAAAACCCTGACGAAATCGTCTACGACATATTGACGGCGAATGGCGGACGGAACTTCCTGTTCTTCCCGCTGCATAATTATTTCGAGTTCAGCCTCGAAAACGCGCTGACCATGATGCGCAATCCGAACACGCTGTTCGGCCTTTCGGATGGCGGCGCGCATGTCGGCGTGATCTGCGACGTCAGCGTGCCGACCTATATGCTGACACATTGGTGCCGCGACCGGACACGGGGCGAACATCTCGATCTTCCCTTCGTGGTAAAAAGCCAGACGCGCGACACGGCGGAAGCCGTGGGCCTGCTCGACCGCGGAATGATCGCGCCGGGCATGAAGGCGGATGTGAACCTGATCGACTTCGATCGGCTGCGGTTGCTGCCGCCGCACATGGTCTATGACCTGCCTTCAGGCGCCCGCCGCCTGATGCAGGAAGCGGAAGGCTATGTCGCGACCATCGTCAGCGGCGAGGTGATCTACCGAGAGGGCAAGCATACCGGCGCGCTGCCGGGCAAGCTCGTGCGCGGCCACAAGCAGGCGCCCGTGCGGGCCGCGGCCGAATAG
- a CDS encoding helix-turn-helix domain-containing protein: protein MKMHTQPVGDLLREWRQRRRLSQLAFACDAEISARHLSFLETGRSRPSRQMLLHLADLLEVPFRERNSLLLAAGYAPVYSETRLDSPDAAAARRAVDLVLASHEPFPALAVDRHWHLVAANRAVPLFLAGIPEELLQPPINVLRLSLHPQGLGSRIENLGEWRAHVFMRLQHQIDLTNDEGLIALVKELETYPGGLKPRENHEAEFGGLIVPLKLKSDAGTLSFFTATTVFGTAVDITFSELIIESFMPGDAFTAAAVREAMGE, encoded by the coding sequence ATGAAAATGCACACTCAACCCGTCGGCGACCTCCTGCGCGAGTGGCGCCAGCGCCGCCGCCTCAGCCAGCTTGCCTTCGCCTGCGACGCGGAGATTTCCGCGCGCCATTTGAGCTTCCTCGAAACCGGCCGCTCGCGCCCAAGCCGCCAGATGCTGCTGCATCTCGCCGATCTTCTGGAAGTGCCGTTCCGCGAGCGCAATTCGCTGCTGCTCGCGGCTGGCTACGCGCCGGTCTATTCGGAAACGCGGCTCGACAGTCCGGATGCCGCCGCCGCGCGTCGCGCGGTCGACCTCGTGCTCGCGTCGCATGAGCCCTTTCCCGCCCTCGCCGTCGACCGGCACTGGCATCTCGTCGCGGCGAACCGCGCCGTTCCGCTCTTCCTTGCGGGCATACCGGAGGAGCTGCTTCAGCCGCCGATCAACGTGCTGCGCCTCAGCCTGCATCCGCAAGGGCTTGGCTCCCGCATCGAAAATCTCGGCGAGTGGCGCGCGCATGTCTTCATGCGGCTTCAACATCAGATCGACCTGACGAATGACGAAGGGCTGATCGCGCTGGTGAAGGAACTTGAAACCTATCCGGGCGGATTGAAGCCGCGCGAAAACCACGAGGCCGAATTCGGCGGGCTCATCGTGCCGCTGAAACTCAAAAGCGATGCCGGCACGCTTTCCTTCTTCACCGCTACCACCGTCTTCGGCACCGCCGTCGACATCACCTTCTCGGAACTCATCATCGAATCCTTCATGCCCGGCGACGCCTTCACCGCCGCCGCCGTGCGCGAGGCGATGGGGGAATAG
- the speD gene encoding adenosylmethionine decarboxylase, translated as MPDTNALFQLGIDLNRDSSSTQAEVLEFPVHPAHEVKASPVTSSDERKDFFIERDGDRFAGTHLIIDLIGASRLDDLAHIEAALRRCVEVSKATLLHIHLHHFTPNGGVSGVAVLSESHISIHSWPEADYAALDVFMCGEAEPHNAIEVLREAFSPSDIRVDEHRRGRGMV; from the coding sequence ATGCCCGATACCAATGCCCTCTTCCAATTGGGGATCGACTTGAATCGCGATTCAAGCAGCACCCAGGCGGAAGTACTCGAGTTTCCCGTTCACCCCGCTCATGAAGTGAAGGCATCGCCCGTCACGTCATCGGATGAACGCAAGGACTTCTTCATCGAGCGCGACGGAGACCGTTTCGCCGGTACGCACCTCATCATCGATCTGATCGGGGCAAGCCGCCTCGACGATCTCGCGCATATCGAAGCGGCGCTGCGGCGCTGTGTCGAAGTGTCGAAGGCGACGTTGCTGCACATCCATCTCCATCACTTCACGCCGAATGGCGGCGTGTCGGGTGTGGCTGTGCTGTCGGAGAGCCACATCTCGATCCATAGCTGGCCGGAAGCCGACTATGCGGCGCTCGACGTCTTCATGTGCGGCGAGGCCGAACCGCACAACGCGATCGAAGTGCTGCGGGAGGCTTTCAGCCCGAGCGACATCCGCGTCGATGAACACCGTCGCGGACGGGGCATGGTCTGA
- a CDS encoding TauD/TfdA family dioxygenase, protein MTPRILETASDWRASDIADEEGWTLRLSAADVAEIDAALAHAKAKGSDLLDVTKVDFPLPLLAGKLARLEDDLINGRGFCRIAGLPVERYSDDDASLIYWGIGMHLGKPWPQNKHGHLLGDVTDQGKSGADPTSRGNEIGGVAFPYHSDGSDLVGLMCLRKAKSGGISTVANAVAIHNELVRTRPDLAALLYEPQPYDYRGEQPEGGQPFYFVPVFTEHGGRLFVRYIRPYIESSQRHADAPRLSAKAREAFDLVDAMCADPAFNVYMDLEPGDMQFVNNYHVLHARTAYEDWPERNRKRHLKRLWLETAQLTDRPERFRNFSSHWSKNRTKSELKMDA, encoded by the coding sequence ATGACACCGCGCATTCTGGAAACCGCATCGGACTGGCGAGCCTCCGACATCGCCGACGAGGAGGGATGGACGCTTCGTCTTTCGGCTGCGGATGTTGCCGAGATCGATGCCGCGCTCGCACATGCCAAGGCGAAAGGAAGCGACCTCCTCGACGTGACGAAAGTGGATTTTCCGCTGCCGCTGCTGGCGGGAAAACTTGCCCGGCTAGAGGATGACCTCATCAACGGCCGCGGCTTCTGCCGCATCGCGGGCCTGCCCGTGGAGCGCTATTCCGATGACGACGCGTCGCTTATCTATTGGGGCATCGGCATGCATCTCGGCAAACCCTGGCCGCAGAACAAGCATGGGCATCTGCTTGGCGATGTGACGGACCAGGGGAAGTCGGGTGCCGACCCGACCTCGCGCGGCAATGAAATCGGCGGCGTCGCCTTTCCCTACCATTCGGACGGCTCGGACCTTGTCGGCCTGATGTGTCTTCGCAAGGCGAAGTCCGGCGGTATCTCGACGGTGGCGAACGCGGTTGCGATCCACAATGAGTTGGTACGGACGCGCCCCGACCTCGCGGCGCTGCTTTATGAGCCGCAGCCCTATGATTATCGCGGCGAGCAACCGGAGGGCGGCCAGCCTTTCTACTTCGTGCCTGTCTTCACCGAACATGGCGGCCGGTTGTTCGTGCGCTACATCCGGCCTTATATCGAGTCGAGCCAGCGCCACGCGGACGCGCCGCGCCTGAGCGCGAAGGCGCGAGAGGCTTTCGATCTGGTGGATGCGATGTGCGCCGATCCCGCCTTCAATGTCTATATGGACCTGGAACCCGGCGACATGCAGTTCGTGAACAACTACCACGTGTTGCACGCGCGGACGGCCTATGAGGACTGGCCCGAGCGGAACCGCAAGCGGCACCTGAAGCGCCTGTGGCTGGAAACCGCGCAACTGACGGACCGCCCGGAGCGGTTCCGTAACTTCTCGTCGCACTGGTCGAAAAACCGCACCAAAAGCGAATTGAAGATGGATGCCTGA